One Beggiatoa leptomitoformis DNA segment encodes these proteins:
- a CDS encoding SxtJ family membrane protein: MMNIVPLDRRQLRDFGFVLGGGIIGVFGIFLPWLYHSAFSLWVWLLGGGFILIGLGLPDILRPVYFGWERLGLVLGWINTRLILGILFFFVITPLGWLMRVLGKGLSVHLHRIDKPPRLPNHMERPF; the protein is encoded by the coding sequence ATGATGAATATAGTTCCATTAGATAGACGACAGTTACGGGATTTTGGGTTTGTATTGGGTGGCGGTATTATTGGCGTGTTTGGGATATTCTTGCCTTGGTTGTATCACTCAGCTTTTAGCTTATGGGTATGGTTATTAGGCGGTGGTTTTATTCTAATTGGGTTAGGATTACCTGATATTCTCAGACCTGTTTATTTTGGGTGGGAGCGTTTAGGATTAGTATTGGGTTGGATAAACACTCGTTTGATTCTGGGTATTTTATTCTTTTTTGTTATTACCCCATTAGGATGGTTAATGCGTGTTTTAGGCAAGGGTTTATCTGTTCATTTGCATCGTATTGACAAGCCTCCGCGCTTACCTAATCACATGGAGCGTCCTTTTTAA
- a CDS encoding SGNH/GDSL hydrolase family protein, which produces MLLFFLEIGAYLLVVRSDSFSFTLANKRWFSTYWQPINALGYRDDDYSPEEVKSNRLIFVVGDSFVAGQGIKNYQQRFSNLLREKLGKGWLVANIAQVGWSTSEEYQGIINYPYQPNVIILAYFIDDIRQAATQPSVINRLSHPQLIQSVPTYLQGLVDNSYLANYFYWQWYRSHYSEPESIYWTRMQSYYADSEVWALHQQELKNIVDYAKQHQIILIPVLFPNLISLDNSQPILQKVASWLTTLGTQPIDLSYLFKGKTPRELVVNQVDAHPNEWVNQQVSEVLLKLVQERVK; this is translated from the coding sequence ATGCTACTTTTCTTTTTAGAAATTGGGGCTTATCTGCTAGTTGTGCGTTCAGACAGTTTTAGTTTTACGCTGGCAAATAAACGCTGGTTTAGTACTTATTGGCAACCGATTAATGCATTAGGTTATCGGGATGACGATTATAGCCCAGAAGAAGTGAAAAGCAATAGATTGATTTTTGTTGTTGGTGATTCATTCGTTGCAGGTCAAGGAATTAAGAATTATCAACAGCGTTTTTCTAATTTATTACGGGAAAAATTAGGAAAAGGTTGGTTAGTCGCAAATATTGCCCAAGTAGGTTGGAGTACTTCTGAAGAATATCAAGGGATTATTAACTATCCATATCAACCAAATGTCATTATTTTAGCTTATTTTATCGATGATATTCGTCAAGCGGCAACACAACCTAGTGTTATTAATCGCTTAAGCCATCCACAGTTAATTCAATCTGTTCCCACTTATTTACAGGGATTAGTTGATAATTCTTACTTGGCCAATTATTTCTATTGGCAGTGGTATCGTTCTCATTACAGTGAACCTGAGTCAATTTATTGGACACGGATGCAAAGTTATTATGCTGATTCTGAGGTATGGGCATTACATCAGCAAGAATTGAAAAATATTGTTGATTATGCGAAACAACATCAAATTATCTTAATTCCTGTCTTATTCCCAAATTTAATTTCTTTAGATAATAGTCAGCCTATCTTGCAAAAAGTAGCCAGTTGGCTAACCACGTTAGGGACACAACCCATAGATTTGAGTTATTTATTTAAAGGAAAAACCCCTCGTGAGTTAGTTGTTAATCAAGTAGATGCACATCCTAATGAATGGGTTAATCAGCAGGTCAGTGAGGTTTTATTAAAATTGGTTCAGGAACGGGTGAAATAA
- a CDS encoding DUF5989 family protein, with amino-acid sequence MLDLFKDLYLFMQERKKFWLIPIILILVILGGLLVLTQGSVFTPFIYALF; translated from the coding sequence ATGTTGGATTTATTTAAAGACCTTTATTTGTTCATGCAAGAACGGAAAAAGTTTTGGTTAATCCCCATTATTTTAATTTTAGTGATATTGGGTGGTTTATTAGTATTAACACAAGGCTCTGTTTTTACACCTTTTATTTATGCGTTATTTTAG
- a CDS encoding RNA-binding protein — protein sequence MSTKGEKWFFIHYLVKILMQPTMNLIISNFPPSVTPKEIEDIFKHHGAETEVELYREGNPNSVLAIVKIKGANLAVTSRIARRLKGQLWKGRTLYSYAPLFLKGDI from the coding sequence ATGAGTACCAAAGGAGAGAAATGGTTTTTTATCCATTACTTGGTGAAAATACTTATGCAACCTACGATGAATTTGATTATTAGCAATTTTCCGCCCTCCGTCACTCCTAAAGAAATTGAAGACATATTTAAGCATCATGGTGCAGAAACGGAAGTGGAACTTTATCGGGAAGGAAACCCTAATAGTGTGCTTGCTATTGTGAAAATTAAAGGCGCAAATCTCGCCGTGACCAGTCGTATCGCACGACGTTTAAAGGGGCAGTTGTGGAAAGGGCGCACTTTATATTCATACGCCCCGTTGTTTTTAAAGGGCGATATTTGA
- a CDS encoding TOBE domain-containing protein, with the protein MQISARNKFVGKVSYVKQGQVDAEVGVKIAEGFEIVAQITQASVGHLGLAEGVEVSAFVKYSNLMLMSAEDDMLLSARNQLLGTVVAVQSARISAEIVLSLLEQFTLKAFVSQEAVEEMGLKVGDKVYAVFKAGSVILGKKRA; encoded by the coding sequence ATGCAAATTAGTGCAAGAAATAAATTCGTTGGAAAAGTCAGTTATGTTAAACAAGGGCAAGTTGATGCAGAAGTAGGGGTAAAAATTGCTGAGGGGTTTGAAATTGTTGCACAGATTACTCAAGCCAGTGTCGGTCATTTGGGGTTAGCTGAAGGGGTTGAAGTTTCCGCTTTTGTGAAATATTCCAATTTAATGTTGATGTCAGCCGAAGATGATATGTTGCTTAGCGCACGTAATCAGTTGTTAGGTACGGTTGTAGCGGTACAAAGTGCGCGAATTAGTGCAGAAATTGTGTTGAGTTTGCTGGAGCAATTTACATTGAAAGCCTTTGTTTCTCAAGAAGCAGTAGAGGAAATGGGTTTAAAAGTGGGCGACAAAGTGTATGCGGTATTTAAAGCGGGTAGTGTGATTTTAGGCAAAAAACGGGCTTAA
- a CDS encoding ABC transporter substrate-binding protein, translating to MTLFPRLRYCYLLLFIGTLTACQPVDKQKVIHFGLAQAPVTLDPRFATDAASSRINRLLYHALIDFDAQFKPIPDLATWEQLNATTYRFHLGEQGRMFHHGQHLNADDVKATYDFILESRNASPHRGSLINIQQIIVVNADTIDFQLSKPDPLFIGRLGLGIVPAGLIQQQHPFNKQPIGSGEFRFLTWSQNSELHIERIEDKQEIQFLEVKNPTVRALKLRRGELDILQDDLPPELIRWLQQQTGVTVTFGRGTSFAYLGFNLADPTTHNLLIRQAIAYALNRETIIHYMLGDAARLATSILDPQHWAGNPDLEPYPYNPQKARELLQQAGYNAENPLYITYKTSSNPFRIRIATVIQQQLAEVGIIVSLRTYDWGTFYGDIKAGRFQMFSLSWIGIKMPDIFRYAFHSNSLPPNGANRGRLHDTEVDHLIEQAEQTPDLDMQAHYYRQIQTRLHAELPYIPLWYENITLVTRQSITGYHLSPDGNFDSLITTQMMVKPE from the coding sequence ATGACCCTTTTCCCCCGCCTTCGCTATTGTTATTTACTCCTGTTTATTGGCACACTAACCGCCTGTCAACCAGTGGATAAACAAAAAGTTATTCACTTTGGATTAGCCCAAGCCCCCGTGACTTTAGACCCCCGTTTTGCAACCGATGCAGCCAGCAGTCGAATTAATCGCTTGTTATACCATGCGTTAATTGATTTTGACGCACAATTTAAGCCCATACCCGATTTAGCTACATGGGAACAACTGAATGCTACAACCTACCGTTTTCATTTAGGTGAGCAAGGACGTATGTTTCATCATGGACAACATTTAAATGCAGACGATGTAAAGGCAACCTATGATTTTATTCTTGAATCCCGTAACGCATCACCACATCGTGGTTCACTAATAAATATTCAACAAATTATCGTCGTTAATGCAGATACAATAGATTTTCAACTGAGTAAACCAGACCCTTTATTTATTGGACGTTTAGGCTTAGGTATCGTCCCTGCGGGATTAATTCAACAACAACACCCCTTTAATAAACAACCGATAGGCAGTGGTGAGTTTCGTTTCCTGACATGGTCACAAAACAGCGAATTACACATTGAAAGAATTGAAGATAAACAAGAAATACAATTTTTAGAAGTGAAAAATCCAACCGTTCGTGCTTTAAAATTGCGTCGTGGCGAACTGGATATTTTACAAGACGATTTACCCCCCGAATTAATTCGCTGGCTACAACAACAAACAGGGGTAACAGTAACTTTTGGACGCGGGACAAGTTTTGCGTATTTGGGGTTTAATCTGGCTGACCCAACTACGCATAACCTACTAATTCGCCAAGCAATTGCTTACGCGCTGAATAGAGAAACCATCATACATTACATGCTTGGCGATGCAGCACGTCTTGCAACAAGTATCCTTGACCCGCAACATTGGGCAGGCAATCCTGATTTAGAACCCTATCCGTATAATCCCCAAAAAGCCCGCGAATTACTGCAACAAGCAGGATATAACGCGGAAAATCCGTTATATATTACTTATAAAACCTCAAGCAATCCTTTTCGCATTCGCATTGCTACCGTGATTCAACAACAACTTGCAGAAGTAGGCATTATCGTGTCACTACGCACGTATGATTGGGGAACATTTTATGGCGATATAAAAGCAGGTCGTTTTCAAATGTTTAGCCTTTCTTGGATAGGAATTAAAATGCCTGATATTTTTCGCTATGCGTTTCATTCCAATTCACTACCGCCAAATGGTGCAAATCGTGGACGTTTACATGATACGGAAGTTGACCATCTGATTGAACAGGCAGAACAAACACCTGATTTAGACATGCAAGCACACTATTATCGCCAAATCCAAACCCGTTTACACGCTGAATTGCCCTATATACCTTTATGGTATGAGAATATTACGTTAGTCACACGACAAAGTATTACAGGCTACCACTTAAGTCCTGATGGAAATTTTGACAGTTTAATAACCACGCAGATGATGGTTAAACCTGAATGA
- the tadA gene encoding tRNA adenosine(34) deaminase TadA — MMVLSPDELWMREALRLADYAASQGEVPIGAVLVKDGQCIAEGWNQPISRHDPTAHAEIIALRHAAEQIANYRLLDTTLYVTLEPCVMCAGAILHARVKRVVFGAYDPKTGAAGSRFDVLRDTRHNHQVDCLGGVLADVCGTQLKAFFRQKR; from the coding sequence ATGATGGTGTTATCTCCTGACGAATTATGGATGCGTGAAGCACTTCGCCTTGCTGACTATGCTGCCAGTCAGGGTGAAGTGCCTATCGGTGCGGTGTTAGTCAAAGATGGACAGTGTATTGCCGAAGGTTGGAATCAACCCATTAGCCGTCATGACCCTACCGCCCATGCAGAAATTATTGCACTGCGCCATGCCGCTGAACAAATTGCCAATTATCGTTTATTAGACACTACGTTATATGTCACATTAGAACCTTGTGTAATGTGTGCAGGGGCGATTTTACACGCAAGGGTTAAGCGCGTGGTGTTTGGTGCGTATGACCCCAAAACAGGTGCGGCGGGTAGTCGTTTTGATGTGTTACGTGATACACGTCACAACCATCAAGTAGATTGTCTGGGGGGTGTATTAGCGGATGTTTGTGGAACACAATTAAAAGCATTTTTCCGTCAAAAACGATAA
- a CDS encoding enoyl-CoA hydratase/isomerase family protein encodes MTESNLITHIDERGVAVLTVNRPEVHNAFDETLITYITGTLLQLEDNPDVRVIVLKANGKNFSAGADLRWMQQMVSYSKEENVHDAMALATLMKTLNQVSIPTVAIVQGATVGGGVGLVACCDFVIASEQASFCLSEVKLGLIPAVISPYVVEAIGVRAARRYFLTGEVFSVTTAKQLGLVSEIVPADKLDTAGDEVVNRFLQNGPQAMSAAKELIRAVSHGAIDDAMIALTAELIAMIRVSDEGQEGLTAFLEKRPPYWK; translated from the coding sequence ATGACTGAGAGTAACTTAATCACCCATATTGATGAACGGGGCGTTGCTGTGCTAACAGTTAATCGCCCTGAAGTACATAATGCGTTTGATGAAACATTGATTACGTATATCACAGGTACATTGTTGCAGTTAGAAGACAATCCAGATGTGCGCGTAATTGTGTTAAAAGCCAATGGTAAGAATTTTTCGGCGGGCGCGGATTTGCGGTGGATGCAACAAATGGTGAGCTATTCTAAAGAGGAAAATGTGCATGATGCAATGGCATTGGCAACCTTGATGAAAACGCTTAATCAAGTTTCCATTCCTACCGTTGCGATTGTGCAAGGGGCTACGGTTGGGGGGGGGGTTGGCTTGGTTGCTTGTTGTGACTTTGTGATTGCGAGCGAACAGGCTTCTTTTTGTTTGTCCGAGGTTAAATTGGGTTTAATTCCTGCGGTTATTTCCCCTTACGTTGTAGAAGCCATTGGTGTACGCGCAGCACGCCGTTATTTTTTAACAGGCGAAGTCTTTTCTGTTACGACAGCAAAACAATTGGGATTAGTGAGTGAGATTGTCCCCGCCGATAAGTTAGACACAGCGGGAGATGAAGTAGTTAATCGTTTTTTACAAAATGGACCACAAGCAATGTCAGCGGCAAAAGAGTTGATTCGCGCAGTTTCTCATGGTGCAATTGATGATGCCATGATTGCATTAACGGCGGAATTAATTGCCATGATTCGGGTCTCTGATGAAGGACAAGAAGGATTAACCGCCTTTTTAGAAAAACGTCCCCCTTATTGGAAATAG
- a CDS encoding GGDEF domain-containing protein has product MELLIKHVLDTLAGLGQSERVALFTLQADNMGVLAGGFNRGEFLPTGKVVDFKGTPLIEILQQRTSSTFHGMLLDDNLPFPCYTDQQAGFECLCLPLLSEENNTVIGVAVLAQDTGITQPDYRLQTLGMLRTLIAAAMEKARLFQLATIDSLTELYTRRYFDIRLHEEIVRLQRHGSDISLILFDIDHFKRINDTYGHIHGDYVLREVANLLNHSIRRDIDIASRYGGEEFIILLPHTNIDGAYVLAERIRQHCQQYPFKTPVEQACMVTLSGGIASMNQSHLLTSEELIHRADLMLYAAKNSGRNQVIQYKLTP; this is encoded by the coding sequence ATGGAATTATTAATCAAACACGTCTTAGATACACTAGCAGGCTTAGGACAGAGCGAGCGAGTGGCGTTGTTTACCCTGCAAGCTGACAATATGGGCGTGTTAGCAGGAGGATTTAATCGGGGGGAATTTTTGCCTACGGGTAAAGTAGTGGATTTTAAAGGCACGCCATTAATCGAAATTCTACAACAACGCACTTCTAGCACCTTTCATGGCATGTTGCTGGATGATAACCTTCCTTTTCCCTGTTATACCGACCAACAAGCGGGCTTTGAATGCTTATGCTTGCCCTTATTAAGTGAAGAAAACAATACAGTGATTGGTGTTGCCGTGTTAGCCCAAGATACGGGCATTACCCAACCTGATTATCGTTTGCAAACATTAGGGATGTTACGCACCTTAATTGCTGCAGCTATGGAAAAAGCCCGTTTATTTCAACTAGCAACAATAGATAGCCTAACCGAACTTTATACCCGCCGTTATTTTGATATTCGTTTACATGAAGAAATTGTGCGTTTACAACGGCATGGTAGCGATATTTCACTAATCTTGTTTGACATCGACCATTTTAAACGCATTAACGACACTTACGGACATATACATGGTGATTATGTATTGCGCGAAGTAGCTAATTTATTAAACCATTCCATTCGTCGTGATATTGATATTGCTAGTCGCTATGGGGGGGAAGAATTTATTATCTTACTGCCCCATACAAATATAGACGGTGCGTATGTTCTTGCAGAACGCATTCGTCAACATTGCCAACAATATCCATTTAAAACCCCCGTAGAACAAGCCTGTATGGTCACATTAAGCGGTGGTATTGCCAGCATGAACCAAAGCCACCTACTTACCAGCGAAGAATTGATTCACCGCGCGGACTTAATGCTATATGCCGCCAAAAATAGCGGGCGTAATCAGGTTATTCAATATAAATTAACGCCATAA
- the mgtE gene encoding magnesium transporter, with translation METLPKTTPVTLEELYNAWQKASFDELNELLAEAHPSDIARFLESLPTKQRVVVWKSTEFDRAEVLSYMHDAERAELIHRMGAEEVAAATTEMDTDDAVDLLQSLSEQRVEQVLMAMDEEHRQQLSKVLFYDENSAGGLMNVDTLTVRGDLSLKVILRYLRRHVELPDKTDALFVVNADNHYRGMLFLADIVTNDPDLLVEDIMSTQIMPIPVNMPSQAVALLFEQHGFISVPVIDQDTTLIGRITVDDILDVIREESDRTLLHRAGLDEEDDMFASTLSTAWARAVWLGINLLTAFLASYVIGQFEGALSQIVALAVLMPIVASMGGIAGTQTLTVMIRGMALGKVSNANAFWLLKKEVAVGVLNGLVWAVVVGVVAMIWFGSFKLGLVIGAAIVINLFFAAFSGMLLPLILKKLSIDPALAGGVILTTVTDIVGFAAFLGLATMWLLK, from the coding sequence ATGGAAACATTACCAAAAACAACGCCCGTAACCCTAGAAGAACTCTATAACGCATGGCAAAAAGCCTCATTTGACGAGCTTAATGAGTTATTAGCAGAAGCACATCCGAGCGATATTGCCCGCTTTTTAGAATCTCTCCCTACAAAACAACGTGTTGTTGTGTGGAAATCGACCGAGTTTGACCGTGCTGAAGTACTGTCTTATATGCACGATGCAGAACGCGCCGAACTCATTCATCGGATGGGTGCGGAAGAAGTCGCCGCCGCAACCACTGAAATGGACACCGATGATGCAGTCGACCTGCTCCAAAGTTTATCAGAACAACGGGTAGAGCAAGTATTAATGGCGATGGATGAAGAACATCGTCAACAGCTCTCTAAAGTATTGTTTTATGATGAAAACAGTGCAGGCGGTTTAATGAACGTCGACACCTTAACGGTTAGAGGGGATTTATCATTAAAAGTCATTTTGCGCTATTTACGTCGTCATGTAGAACTACCTGATAAAACTGATGCTTTATTTGTCGTTAATGCCGATAATCACTATCGTGGAATGCTGTTTTTAGCCGACATTGTGACCAATGACCCTGATTTATTGGTTGAAGACATTATGTCCACGCAAATCATGCCTATTCCTGTCAATATGCCTTCGCAAGCAGTCGCATTACTGTTTGAACAACATGGTTTTATCTCCGTACCCGTTATAGACCAAGATACAACGCTGATAGGACGGATTACGGTAGATGATATTTTAGATGTAATCCGCGAAGAATCCGACCGCACCTTATTACACCGCGCGGGTTTAGATGAAGAAGATGATATGTTTGCCTCTACCCTTAGCACCGCATGGGCGCGTGCAGTCTGGTTAGGCATTAACCTACTTACGGCTTTTTTAGCTTCCTATGTCATAGGACAATTTGAAGGTGCATTATCACAAATTGTGGCACTTGCCGTGCTTATGCCAATTGTTGCCAGCATGGGTGGGATTGCAGGCACGCAAACACTAACGGTGATGATTCGCGGGATGGCATTAGGTAAAGTGAGTAATGCCAATGCTTTTTGGCTATTAAAGAAAGAAGTTGCTGTAGGTGTATTAAATGGGCTGGTTTGGGCGGTTGTTGTAGGCGTTGTAGCCATGATATGGTTTGGAAGTTTTAAACTGGGTTTGGTGATTGGTGCGGCTATTGTTATTAATCTATTTTTCGCTGCTTTCTCGGGTATGTTATTACCCTTGATTTTAAAAAAATTATCAATAGACCCTGCACTGGCAGGTGGGGTTATTTTAACCACTGTAACGGATATTGTTGGTTTTGCTGCTTTTTTAGGGTTAGCAACCATGTGGTTATTAAAATAA
- a CDS encoding carbamoyltransferase family protein: MNTLGISAYYHDSAATLIMDGKIIAAAQEERFTRNKNEADFPHHAVKYCLEAGNVSLGSIDYVVFYDKPLLKFERLLETYLTYAPQGFTSFLRAMPVWLKEKLYLKTLLKKELSKFSPDKSKLPHLLFNEHHQSHAAAAFFPSPFQEASILCIDGVGEWATTSIWQGKDNRLISQWETHFPHSLGLLYSAFTYYTGFKVNSGEYKLMGLAPYGQPRYVQTILDNLIDLKADGTFKLNMDYFNYHVGLTMTNTNFNQLFGGKPREPESQLTQREMDLARSIQVVLEDAVLRLARTVRRELPSENLCLAGGVALNCVANGKILKEGIFKNIWIQPAAGDAGSALGAALSCWHEYLDNPRVASKTDAMQGSYLGPQFSNAAVQAYLESVGAVYAVIEDNILLPQLAELLAQEAVIGWFQGRMEFGPRALGGRSILGDPRSVKMQSVMNLKIKYRESFRPFAPSVLAEKAGDYFELATESPYMLLVADVKPALRLPERAEDAGLFGIERVNLSRSTLPAITHLDYSARVQTVHCDTNPRYYALLQAFEALTGCAVLVNTSFNVRGEPIVATPQQAYECFMKTEMDYLVIENCFLQKTKQPQHNVKQVTVNLD; encoded by the coding sequence ATGAATACTCTCGGTATTTCAGCATATTATCACGATAGTGCTGCAACATTAATCATGGATGGAAAAATTATTGCGGCGGCGCAAGAGGAAAGGTTTACTCGTAACAAGAATGAAGCTGATTTCCCGCATCATGCCGTTAAATATTGCTTGGAAGCGGGTAACGTTTCGTTGGGCAGTATAGATTATGTTGTCTTTTATGACAAGCCGTTACTGAAGTTTGAGCGATTATTAGAGACCTATTTGACCTATGCACCACAAGGGTTTACTTCATTTTTACGTGCTATGCCTGTTTGGCTAAAAGAAAAGCTATATTTAAAAACCCTCCTAAAAAAAGAATTATCTAAATTTAGCCCTGATAAATCAAAATTACCGCATTTATTGTTTAATGAGCATCATCAATCCCATGCTGCTGCCGCGTTTTTTCCTTCTCCTTTTCAAGAGGCCAGTATTCTATGTATTGATGGTGTAGGTGAATGGGCGACAACATCCATCTGGCAAGGTAAAGATAATCGTTTAATTTCACAATGGGAAACCCATTTCCCGCACTCTTTAGGCTTGTTGTATTCTGCTTTTACCTACTACACAGGATTTAAAGTAAATTCGGGAGAATATAAATTAATGGGGCTTGCACCGTATGGGCAACCGCGTTATGTACAAACCATTTTAGATAATTTAATTGATTTAAAAGCAGATGGTACGTTTAAGCTCAATATGGATTATTTTAATTATCATGTTGGCTTGACTATGACAAATACTAATTTTAATCAACTATTTGGTGGAAAACCGCGCGAACCAGAAAGTCAGTTAACACAGCGTGAGATGGATTTAGCCCGTTCGATTCAAGTTGTTTTAGAAGATGCTGTTTTACGTTTAGCACGAACTGTTCGGCGCGAATTGCCTTCAGAGAATTTATGTTTAGCAGGTGGTGTTGCGTTAAATTGTGTAGCAAATGGGAAAATTCTAAAAGAAGGCATTTTTAAAAATATATGGATTCAGCCCGCAGCAGGAGATGCAGGCAGTGCATTGGGCGCGGCGTTAAGTTGTTGGCATGAATATTTGGATAATCCCCGAGTTGCTAGTAAAACTGATGCGATGCAAGGGAGTTATTTAGGTCCTCAGTTTTCTAATGCGGCTGTTCAAGCATACTTGGAGTCTGTTGGTGCGGTTTATGCGGTTATTGAAGATAATATTTTATTGCCACAACTAGCTGAATTATTAGCGCAAGAGGCCGTTATTGGTTGGTTTCAAGGACGGATGGAATTTGGTCCTAGAGCATTAGGCGGACGTTCTATTTTAGGCGACCCGCGTAGTGTTAAAATGCAGTCGGTAATGAATTTAAAAATTAAATATCGTGAATCTTTTCGTCCCTTTGCCCCTTCTGTATTGGCTGAAAAAGCAGGGGATTATTTTGAATTGGCTACAGAAAGTCCTTATATGTTGTTAGTTGCTGATGTTAAACCCGCATTGCGATTGCCAGAGCGGGCAGAAGATGCAGGATTATTTGGGATTGAGCGGGTTAATTTGTCTCGTTCTACATTGCCCGCTATTACGCACTTGGACTATTCTGCTCGGGTGCAAACGGTGCATTGTGATACAAATCCACGTTATTATGCGTTATTACAAGCATTTGAAGCACTAACAGGTTGTGCTGTGTTGGTGAATACGTCATTCAACGTGCGGGGTGAGCCAATCGTTGCAACACCGCAACAAGCCTATGAATGCTTTATGAAAACTGAAATGGATTATTTGGTTATAGAAAATTGTTTTTTGCAAAAAACAAAACAGCCACAACATAATGTTAAGCAAGTAACCGTTAATTTGGATTGA